A window from Dysidea avara chromosome 2, odDysAvar1.4, whole genome shotgun sequence encodes these proteins:
- the LOC136246427 gene encoding probable serine/threonine-protein kinase DDB_G0271682 → MDIVYCIVKEFNKDISCVDQGYQAKINKMIQDYERSHPSLMIPPQATPQNMIAGVQQLKVVDNYQKKRSQPRHQPLDQHQVQHQKSRYPQCQPQTQHQEQQQRSHHQQEQQPDKHQVLQQQQEQTQPLQLQISNLVIQFQQLQTTVITEQQKSQLLSSTLAAEQERLKSLERRCQLIESSLAAEQKRSQSLEAALASEQEKSQSIESALASEQEKSQSIEAALASEQEKSQSIESALASEQEKSQILEARCQTLESSLAAEQQRSQSRYQNHEERLKEVEDTVEQLWSISRDEVNLTNKIIGTGGWGYVTEANFRGRRVAAKCLHMAITSQHNQQLFAKEMKMFARCRHRNLLEFIGAVPDHPAIIVTELMDTNLREALSDGSATPNHIHPICMHVAQALLYLHGIQPHPLIHRDVSAPNVLLKAVNMGWIAKLSDLGSAQFANIAQTLAPGCVVYAAPEVRQESSARNQTTKMDVYSYGVLLIEILTRRMPLGNVADLIAAIQPTWPKFVPLIRQCTTNEPSRRPTMTEIIDTLNTITI, encoded by the exons ATGGACATCGTCTATTGTATAGTCAAAGAATTCAATAAAGATATTTCCTGTGTTGATCAG GGTTACCAAGCAAAGATTAACAAAATGATTCAAGATTATGAAAGATCTCATCCATCATTGATGATTCCACCCCAAG CCACACCACAAAATATGATTGCTGGCGTACAACAGCTTAAAGTGGTGGATAACTATCAAAAGAAACGGAGCCAGCCACGACATCAACCTCTAGATCAGCATCAAGTACAGCATCAAAAGAGCCGGTATCCACAATGTCAACCACAAACCCAGCACCAAGAACAACAGCAAAGGAGCCATCATCAACAGGAACAGCAACCAGACAAGCATCAAGTACTACAACAGCAACAAGAACAAACTCAGCCACTACAACTGCAGATAAGCAATTTGGTGATACAATTCCAACAACTCCAAACAACAGTTATAACAGAGCAACAAAAGTCACAATTGTTATCATCTACGTTAGCTGCTGAACAAGAAAGGTTAAAATCTCTAGAGAGAAGATGTCAATTGATAGAATCTTCCCTAGCTGCTGAACAGAAAAGGTCTCAATCTCTAGAAGCAGCTCTGGCTTCTGAACAGGAGAAGTCTCAGTCAATAGAATCAGCTCTAGCTTCTGAACAGGAGAAGTCTCAGTCAATAGAAGCAGCTCTAGCTTCTGAACAGGAGAAGTCTCAGTCAATAGAATCAGCTCTAGCTTCCGAACAGGAGAAATCTCAGATACTAGAAGCAAGATGTCAAACTTTGGAATCTAGCTTGGCAGCTGAACAGCAGAGGTCCCAGTCAAGATATCAGAATCATGAGGAGAGGCTGAAAGAAGTTGAGGACACAGTTGAACAATTGTGGTCAATCTCAAGGGATGAAGTCAACCTTACTAATAAGATTATAGGCACAGGAGGATGGGGATATGTCACTGAAGCTAATTTCAGAGGAAGGAGAGTGGCAGCTAAATGTCTTCATATGGCCATCACATCTCAACATAACCAGCAGCTGTTTGCTAAAGAAATGAAAATGTTTGCTCGTTGCAGGCATCGCAATCTCCTAGAATTCATTGGAGCTGTTCCAGACCACCCAGCTATCATTGTCACAGAGTTGATGGACACCAACCTCAGAGAAGCCTTGAGTGATGGAAGTGCTACTCCAAACCATATCCATCCCATCTGCATGCATGTAGCTCAGGCACTATTGTATTTGCATGGCATCCAGCCTCACCCCTTAATCCATCGTGATGTCAGTGCTCCCAATGTCCTACTGAAGGCTGTTAATATGGGATGGATAGCCAAGTTGTCTGATCTTGGCTCAGCACAATTTGCTAATATTGCACAGACCCTTGCTCCTGGATGTGTGGTGTATGCTGCTCCTGAAGTTCGTCAAGAAAGTTCTGCTCGTAATCAGACCACTAAGATGGATGTCTACAGTTATGGAGTGCTCTTGATCGAGATCCTTACCAGACGTATGCCTCTTGGTAATGTTGCAGATCTGATCGCTGCTATCCAACCAACATGGCCAAAGTTTGTTCCACTGATCAGGCAGTGCACTACTAATGAGCCATCCAGGAGACCAACAATGACAGAGATAATTGACACACTAAATACCATAACTATATGA